CAGAGCCTGCTGGGTGACGCCCTGTCACACGCTGCGCTCCCCGGCATTGGGCTGGCCTTTCTCCTCAGCGGCGGCAAGGCACCCCTGTGGCTGCTGTTGGGCGGAGGTCTGACCGCCTGGCTCGCGGCGCTGGCCATGATCAGTGTTCTGCGGTTCACCCGCCTGAGTGAGGACGCGGCCCTTGGGACCATGCTGGCCAGTTTCTTCGGATTTGGAATTGCCCTGCTGACCTTTATTCAGAACGGCAGCAATGCCAGCCAGTCCGGGCTCGACAAGTTCCTGTTCGGTCAGGCAGCCACCATCGTCGCTGCGGACGTAAGGCTGATGGCAGTCCTCGCCGCACTGGCCCTTGGCACGGTCACGGTGCTGTTCAAGGAGTTCAAGCTCGTGTCGTTTGACCCCTCGTACGCCGCGACGCTTGGCGTACCCGCACCGCTGCTCGGGACGTTGATGACCTCGCTGGCAGTGGTCGCGGTCATGATTGGGCTGCAAAGCGTCGGTGTGGTCCTGATGGCTGCCATGCTGGTAGCTCCGGCGGTCGCCGCCCGGCAATGGACCGATCACCTTGGAAAGATGCTGCTGCTCAGCGCTGGCTTCGGCGCGGTCAGCGGCGTCGCGGGCGCACTGGTGTCCGCGGCCGTGACCAATCTGCCGACCGGCCCGCTGGTCATTGTGGCCATCAGCAGCATCATGATTCTTTCGCTTCTTTTTGCTCCGCTGCGGGGGTTGCTGTGGGCCCGGATCAGCTCGGCACGGCGGGACAGAAACTTGAGGGAAGGATCACGCCTCAACGTTCCACCGATCGGGCCTCTGCACGATCAGGGGGTGTCCCATGAGCGCTGATCTGGTCATTGTCCTTACCGCCTGCCTGGTCGCAGTGGCCGGCAGCCTGCTTGGCGTCTTTCTGGTCCTGCGCCGCCTGAGCATGATCAGCGACGCGATCAGTCATTCGGTTCTTCCCGGGATCGTGGCCGCATTCTGGCTCTCGGGTGGAGAAACCGCTACCCTCCCCGCCCTGATCGGTGCAGCAGCCATGGGCCTGCTGACCGTGGTGGCGGTCGAGGTGCTGGTGCGCAGCGGCCGGGTAAAGAACGACGCAGCCATCGGAGTGGTGTTTCCGCTGTTGTTCTCTATCGGCGTGATTCTGATCTCGGTGTACTTCCGCAACGCCCACCTTGACCTGGACGCTGTTCTATACGGCGAAATCGCTTACGCCCCTTTCAATCTGATCAGCGTGTTTGGCCGGCAGCTTCCGGAATCACTTGTCCTGATGGGCACGCTGACGCTGCTCAATGCCGTATTTGTGAGTATGTTTTTCAAGGAACTGCGGCTGTCCACCTTCGATGCAGGCCTGGCCGCGTCCCTTGGCTTCGCACCTGGGGTCCTGCACTACGCCCTGATGACCCTGCTGTCCTTTACGACGGTGGGGGCCTTCGAGGCGGTCGGCGCCGTGCTGATTGTCGCCTTTGTGATCGTTCCTCCGGCCAGCGCCTACCTGCTGACCCGCAAGCTGTCGGTGATGTTGTTGCTGAGCCTGTGTATCGGGGTGGTGTGCAGCGTCGCGGGCTACTTCGTGGCCATGGCAGTCGACGCCAGCATCGCGGGGATGATCGCCAGCCTGCTGGGAATGGTGTTTTTCCTGTGCCTGCTGCTCTCGCCTCTGGACGGGGTGCTCGCCACGCTGGCGCGCCGCAGACGGCAGCGCGACTCGGTGGCTGCGCGGCAACTGGTTGCCTTCCTGGCAGGGCACGGTCACGCCGGGTCCGAGCCGGAGGTCATGCACCGTTTCGAGTGGACGGCCCGCCAGACGAAGCGTGCCCACCGGTACGCTCGTCGCCAGGGTTGGTTGACGCAGGATGGCGTGAAAGTCCCCCAGAGTCCGCAGGGCCTAGGCCATGCCGCGGACTGAACGGTCGTCGTGTGTCACGCCGGCCCAGGGGGAATACCTTAAACGGCTTCTGCACCTCCAGACAAAGACGGAGACACGTGGTGTCGCGACTGGACGCCTGGCGCAGGACCTGAATGTCAAGGACGCGTCCGTGACCGGGATGCTTGAAAGGCTCGCCCAGGCCGGGTGGGTCGTGTATTCCCCCTACCGCGGCGCGCGGCTGACCGAGGAGGGCTGCCGCATTGCGACCACACTGGTCAGCACCCATAGCCACCTCCTGACCTTCCTGCAACAGACCCTGGAGTACCCGCCAGAACTTGCACAGGCAGAAGCCGAACATCTGGAGCACCATGTCAGCCCTGAGTTCATGAGGCGCCTGGAAACCTGGGTCAACAGTCGGATGACCTGAGAGTGGCAGCCAGGTCTTGTGAGCCTCGTGGTTTTTTCTGAGGCTTGGCCCCACCCGCTGTGCCTGGAATTCCTGACCATGCAACCGTTAGCTGCATCCCCTTTGACCATCAGGCAGTTGACACGGGGCGCCAGGACCAACAGAGGGATCAGCGAGTCTGAGTGCAACTGCGGGGCACCACTGAGCCTTATGAGAGCTTGGCCAGTCATCTGAAGAGGTCCCTGCTGCATATACCCGATCAGTACAGGAACACGATCAACCGTAGCCCTGCTGGAGGCATGAATGAGCAGCATCGAACCCACAGACCGCACTGCGCAGACCACCGGCCCCAGGCCACTTCTGACTTCTCAGACACGGGCTGGGCTTGCCGCCCGGCTCAATGTGCTGGACGCCCGGCTGATCGGCTGGTGGGCATGCCACGGGATTACGCTGCTGCGCCTGTCCCTTGGCATGATTTTTTTCTGGTTCGGGGTCCAGAAGTTCTTTCCCGGCCTGAGTTCAGCCGAAGGCCTGGCCACCCGGACCATCTCAGTGCTGACCTTCGGTGCCGTGCCCCCGGGGGTCAGCCTGCCGGTGCTGGCGACCTGGGAGTGTGCCATCGGGCTGGGGCTGCTGTCCGGGCGCTTCCTGCGCCTGACCCTGGTGCTGCTCTTTGCGCAGATGGCCAGCACGTTTCTGCCCCTGGTGTTCTTTCCCGAGGAGACCTTTACGGTCTTGCCGTGGGTCCCGAATCTTGAGGGACAGTACATCATCAAGAATCTGGTGCTGGTTTCTGCCGGACTGGTGGTGGGGGCCACAGTCCGTGGTGGAAAACTGATCATGGATCCCAAAGCCGCCAGCACAGCGGAGAGAACCCAGGCCCTGCACCAGCGGTTCCGCCGGCGCTTCCAGCGAGAACCCTGAGGCTGACCATCTGCACCCGGGTCTGGGCCTGCCGCTTCCTGAACCCATGGCCATGCTGGCAGTGCCAGGGTGACCCAGCGGTGCACGAAGACCAGGCGGAGTGCAGGTTCGTATCTGCATTCCAGGCCCTTTGAGTCGCGCACGTCGATAGTCGTCCGTTGTGACGCGTTATCCCGGGTCTCCCTCACCATTAAGAGCTTCTAAGCTTGCAACTTTGGTGGACTTACAGCCAAGATACATAAAGCCTAAAATAAATATTAGGCACACCAAATACCAGGGTGTCCCAGCCGTTGGTTGTCTGTGCTCCCCGTCCACCGCCTCTTCGTCTTTCAAGCCACAGGTGATCTGCGTGAAAACATTTATCCTCTCGTTGCTGCTTCTTACTCCTCTGTCTGCTGCACTTGCTGCTCCGGAGTCCTACACTGTCCTGACCGGTAACAAAGCACCCAACGCCGTTATCGTCGAGCTTAAAACTGTCGCAGAGAACTTCACCGGGCGAACCAGCAGCCTGAACGGCACCGTGATGTTTGATTCCCAGACCAATACCGGCAGTGGTTCCATCGCGATTAATGGTGCTTCAATCGTGACCGGGATCGCCAAGCGCGACGAGCATATGCGTGGGCCGGACTGGCTCAATTTCAACGAAAACCCCGAGGTGAAATTTGTGGTCACAGCAGTCAAGCATCTTGCCGGAAACCTGTATCAGGTCGGCGGCAACCTGACCCTGAACGGCGTGACCAAAGCCATCAATGCGAAGGCGACGGTTCGCCATACGCCTGCCAACGGGACCACCCGTGCGCTGGGGGCCAAGGGTGACGTGCTGGGTGTGATCACAAAATTCAGCATCAAACTCAGCGACTTTGGCGTGAAAAACACCTCCGCGAATGGTGGACGTGTCAACGACAACGCTGCCCTGACAGTGAAGTTCATCGCCAGCAACAAGTGACGTCATGTCCCGTTCCCTGAAGCTCAGACTGGCGCTGATTCTGATGGTCCTGGCCCTCGTCACGGCGGTTGGCAGTTCCGTCACTGCCGCTTTCCTGACTCAGGGAGCACAGCTGGTGCAACGGGTCGAGCCTGCAGATTCGGCAAGTGCCTCACTTTTTGGTGATGCAGAAGAGGGAACCCTGATCGGTTCTCCGCAACTGCTGATCATGCGTGATGCGGCAGCGTTCCTGCCTGGCACCACAGAAGGGGGTGCGCGGCTGGTCAGCGAGACCTACCTGAAAGACCATGGCATCTATCCGTTACAGGCGAAATCCGTGTGGTTCATACGGAACCTGGTCCTGCTCGCGGCGCTGGTAATGTTCGTCCTGGGTGGCCTTATCTGGCTGGTGACACGACGGGGTGCCACACCCCACTCCACACCCGGGGCCGCCACCTGATACGGCGCGCCCGATCTTCCCACTGGTGATCATGTCCTCCACAATTCGCGTTTGAGCGGCTGGGAAGTCCGGGAACTGCGGGCCGCCCGGCCATTCCGCTGATTGGACCGGCGGCTGTGGCAGCGGATGGTCAAGTAGGCGTGACCCAGGGACGCAAGTAACCGGGAGGCCTCCTGTCTGGATACCGCGCCTCCGGCCGTCAAAGGGTGGGAAACACATTCCGGTGAATGCGGTTGACTCACGTTTTTCCTGCTGTCAGACACACAGCCCCAGAAGCTCAAAGCCAGGTGCTGTAAAACTTTGTAACTTCACACAACACACAGACCGGTTCTCCACCCATCGCCTGGACCACGGCAGCTCTGGCGAGACCGCCCCGTTGCAGAGGGCGAGTCTGCAAGGTATCGACAGGAGGTCTGAACCGTTGCCGGAGGCTTTTACCCATTGTGCAACTGCTCGTGCCCCAAGGCTCTGGACGACATGACCCCCAGTCTCCTTGCTTTTGGCATTCACGCATTACAATCCTTGGGTGTCCCGGCCGCCGGAGGAACTTGCAGATGACGTGTTCAGCGCGCACCCCAGTGTGTTTG
The sequence above is drawn from the Deinococcus malanensis genome and encodes:
- a CDS encoding metal ABC transporter permease, whose protein sequence is MNLEFLLSIFTDYTLRNVALGSALLGITGGIVGAFAVLRRQSLLGDALSHAALPGIGLAFLLSGGKAPLWLLLGGGLTAWLAALAMISVLRFTRLSEDAALGTMLASFFGFGIALLTFIQNGSNASQSGLDKFLFGQAATIVAADVRLMAVLAALALGTVTVLFKEFKLVSFDPSYAATLGVPAPLLGTLMTSLAVVAVMIGLQSVGVVLMAAMLVAPAVAARQWTDHLGKMLLLSAGFGAVSGVAGALVSAAVTNLPTGPLVIVAISSIMILSLLFAPLRGLLWARISSARRDRNLREGSRLNVPPIGPLHDQGVSHER
- a CDS encoding metal ABC transporter permease; this encodes MSADLVIVLTACLVAVAGSLLGVFLVLRRLSMISDAISHSVLPGIVAAFWLSGGETATLPALIGAAAMGLLTVVAVEVLVRSGRVKNDAAIGVVFPLLFSIGVILISVYFRNAHLDLDAVLYGEIAYAPFNLISVFGRQLPESLVLMGTLTLLNAVFVSMFFKELRLSTFDAGLAASLGFAPGVLHYALMTLLSFTTVGAFEAVGAVLIVAFVIVPPASAYLLTRKLSVMLLLSLCIGVVCSVAGYFVAMAVDASIAGMIASLLGMVFFLCLLLSPLDGVLATLARRRRQRDSVAARQLVAFLAGHGHAGSEPEVMHRFEWTARQTKRAHRYARRQGWLTQDGVKVPQSPQGLGHAAD
- a CDS encoding metal-dependent transcriptional regulator — protein: MPRTERSSCVTPAQGEYLKRLLHLQTKTETRGVATGRLAQDLNVKDASVTGMLERLAQAGWVVYSPYRGARLTEEGCRIATTLVSTHSHLLTFLQQTLEYPPELAQAEAEHLEHHVSPEFMRRLETWVNSRMT
- a CDS encoding DoxX family protein — encoded protein: MSSIEPTDRTAQTTGPRPLLTSQTRAGLAARLNVLDARLIGWWACHGITLLRLSLGMIFFWFGVQKFFPGLSSAEGLATRTISVLTFGAVPPGVSLPVLATWECAIGLGLLSGRFLRLTLVLLFAQMASTFLPLVFFPEETFTVLPWVPNLEGQYIIKNLVLVSAGLVVGATVRGGKLIMDPKAASTAERTQALHQRFRRRFQREP
- a CDS encoding YceI family protein translates to MKTFILSLLLLTPLSAALAAPESYTVLTGNKAPNAVIVELKTVAENFTGRTSSLNGTVMFDSQTNTGSGSIAINGASIVTGIAKRDEHMRGPDWLNFNENPEVKFVVTAVKHLAGNLYQVGGNLTLNGVTKAINAKATVRHTPANGTTRALGAKGDVLGVITKFSIKLSDFGVKNTSANGGRVNDNAALTVKFIASNK